Proteins encoded by one window of Cellvibrio sp. KY-GH-1:
- a CDS encoding cellulase family glycosylhydrolase, which produces MKNLQLNFLSLRFLSFNCSQLKSPRFKKWSAALALGASLFAAQTSLAQTATCKYVVTNNWGSGATANVEITNKGTSAINGWSVNWVYVNNRLSGSWNATITGSNPYNAANLSWNGNIQPGQTVAFGVQVNANNGAIETPAVTGAVCGGAVSSVSTSKSSSSTLVSSSVRSSSSSIRSSSSSSRSSVSSTRSSSSMVVSSSLRSSSSSVRSSSSIAGSSSSAGVLTSVQLTKLMGIGWNIGNSLDAIGGETAWGNPVITQQLINSVKAAGFKTIRLPVAWSKFSDESNFVIQTAWMDRVEQVVKYALNADMYVVMNIHWDNGWMQPTYAQQNYVNNRLKIMWTQIANRFKNYDNRLLFAGTNEVMVDGDYGTPTAEYYTVQNSFNQTFVTAVRATGGGNANRFLVVQGFNTNIDHTVNFAKIPTDTTTNRLLMEVHYYDPYNFTLNTNSNITQWGKNATNTSAVETWANESWVDSQFQKMKINFVDKGVGVILGEYGVVSRTNIGDHEGYRVYWNEYITRAAYTRGLAPIYWDNGVGANGGMALFDRASGTQLYPNLIQAIVKGDD; this is translated from the coding sequence ATGAAAAACCTACAGCTAAACTTTTTATCGCTACGCTTTTTATCGTTTAACTGCTCGCAGCTAAAAAGTCCTCGCTTTAAAAAATGGAGTGCAGCCCTTGCTCTGGGAGCGAGCTTGTTTGCCGCGCAAACATCACTGGCACAAACTGCTACCTGTAAATATGTTGTGACGAATAATTGGGGCAGTGGTGCTACAGCTAACGTCGAAATTACGAACAAAGGCACTTCCGCCATCAATGGTTGGAGTGTGAATTGGGTTTACGTGAATAATCGGTTGTCTGGCAGCTGGAACGCGACTATCACTGGCTCCAATCCGTACAATGCCGCCAATTTAAGTTGGAATGGCAATATCCAGCCTGGACAGACAGTGGCATTTGGTGTGCAAGTGAATGCTAATAATGGCGCTATAGAAACGCCGGCAGTAACTGGTGCGGTTTGCGGTGGGGCGGTATCTTCCGTATCTACCAGCAAATCCAGCAGTTCTACGCTAGTGTCGTCATCTGTGCGGTCTTCGTCTTCCTCGATTCGTTCATCATCCTCGTCAAGTCGCTCTTCGGTATCCTCGACCCGTTCATCGTCTTCAATGGTTGTGTCTTCATCACTTCGTTCATCGTCCAGCAGCGTGCGATCATCAAGCTCCATTGCGGGCAGTTCAAGCAGTGCAGGTGTTTTGACGTCGGTACAACTTACCAAATTGATGGGCATTGGCTGGAATATTGGTAATTCGTTGGATGCGATCGGCGGTGAAACTGCTTGGGGAAATCCGGTAATTACCCAGCAATTAATTAACTCGGTTAAAGCTGCTGGTTTTAAAACTATTCGTTTGCCAGTGGCCTGGAGTAAATTCTCTGACGAAAGCAACTTTGTAATTCAAACCGCCTGGATGGATAGGGTAGAGCAGGTGGTGAAGTATGCGCTTAATGCAGATATGTATGTGGTGATGAATATTCATTGGGACAATGGTTGGATGCAACCCACTTATGCACAACAAAATTACGTCAACAATCGTTTAAAAATTATGTGGACGCAAATTGCCAATCGTTTCAAAAACTACGATAACCGTTTGTTGTTTGCCGGTACCAATGAAGTAATGGTGGACGGCGATTACGGCACTCCCACGGCTGAATACTACACAGTACAGAATAGTTTCAACCAAACTTTTGTAACGGCGGTGCGCGCAACGGGTGGTGGAAATGCCAATCGTTTCCTGGTAGTACAAGGCTTTAACACCAATATTGATCACACCGTGAATTTCGCGAAAATCCCAACCGATACCACCACCAATCGTTTATTGATGGAAGTTCACTATTACGATCCCTATAACTTCACCCTCAACACCAATAGCAACATCACCCAATGGGGCAAAAATGCCACTAACACCAGTGCAGTAGAAACCTGGGCAAATGAATCCTGGGTGGACTCACAATTCCAGAAAATGAAAATCAATTTTGTGGATAAAGGGGTTGGTGTAATTCTGGGTGAATACGGTGTTGTATCACGCACTAACATCGGCGATCACGAAGGCTATCGCGTTTATTGGAATGAATACATTACCCGCGCTGCCTACACCCGCGGCCTGGCGCCCATCTACTGGGATAACGGCGTAGGCGCTAATGGTGGTATGGCGCTATTTGATCGCGCCTCGGGTACACAACTGTATCCCAACCTGATTCAGGCGATTGTGAAAGGGGATGATTAA